Proteins encoded together in one Salvelinus fontinalis isolate EN_2023a chromosome 6, ASM2944872v1, whole genome shotgun sequence window:
- the LOC129857629 gene encoding DENN domain-containing protein 4B-like: MTEEKCPQLVDYFVVAGLAPGGSALLDEEGQQRGGRVVEPVTDLAVIARGLGEEVPEGFTCIEKTQGGHPAELSTGLINNPHMYLCYRRGHDKPPILDLGVLYEGKEVVKQGWYLIETTPYSRSASLSSGGPATHRTFLTYRRAPESQALHTLGVTDISLLLPSKGEVAPHTFCRVEKNLNTGIWGPALYLCYKRAVAKANALVYEAGLISRYPEADVESFPLPESVPMFCLPMGVTVESWPLNTKYQLPVFSTFVLTSACGDKVYGAAIQFYEAFPRECLSERQSVRLGLVSVVDRRPITNRTLQVKKSVCVLSHWPFFTVFQKFLTFVYRYSISGPHVLPLEKHISSFMHNVPFPSPQRPRILVQLSPYDNLLLCQPVSSPLLLSGASFVKLLQNLGPENACVLLLAVLTEHKLLLHSLRPDVLTSVSEALVSMTFPLRWQCPYIPLCPLRLADVLCAPMPFIVGVHSSYFDLYDPPTDVVCVDLDTNTIFQAEDKKLLSWRSLPRKHGKMLVNTLTNLMKTLEKIYTTGQEEATLEFLLTDYDLIYGRQKQLELEIQEAFLRFMSCLLRGYRAYLLPITQAPSDRTTDCSSLFNLQGFLKSRERTHQKFYTQLTRTQMFTQFIEECSFVSDRHACLEFFDECVQKSDVEKPEEVRLIDLDEAHSGEHTVFIMPPEEPQEPDGSECPTHYSYETFPVLCMDLFDQPQDQLRVPTKGSAPSSPAPRRTKQEIKLAQKRAQIYSAVPDMWSKCLLGHCYGLWFIYLPTFVRAESAKVRALQTAYEVLKHMETRKVVLPDEVCYRILMQLCGQYGQPVLAVRVLLEMKKAGITPNTITYAYYNKAVLESKWPSTNQGGRLRWAKLRNVLMAVAQFRQPVRQRQKSGSVGSRTDTMDSNQRSCPQSNLIRQSSWSGLSESSSHESLTGSMVKSNSLNSMRGSTDKSKLSMKAVLRNAGANGCSDPASRKPPVGPRDTATPSPFPPGGVLVRRDQVCLSTFYKDCAETADSDPDCSCQPGERDGRPPGPRDTVSRKAVDENYNNVSPPSRGSLTGKLQQLLTPTRHRVSGRRAASVDARRSGGENGPMRRVSEQRQSRKAQVAESLLKAKERLYNATSESSLSVGSDVELPDTTNLAFPLRKSWDTNQEGAGLQVLMSSCSLCRSCNSLVYDEEIMAGWTSDDSNLNSNCPFCSTTFVPLLNAEICDLGPVSSLERTNWNTVEEVESAAKPPGGQEAILGHNGVSEDSSSETSSYSESSSATMGSSVGESPQVTVAYLSPLVLRKELESLLENEGEAVLAQGQLLDSHSIIFWNLVWYFHRLGLPSNLLQLVRSSPLAHQLAQTSENSAVRVRLLWDTLTPDTDHWPPLYILWRIHSGVPMRNHSWRRHNHPFTLAFLEEVLRWVGMNEVHKGITLFLETIAKQPGTPKIQRSLYREMLFLTLAAMGRDHVAAFDKKYKAAYQRLSGSLGRGELRRKRAQPPSPKAVDCRRSFLLPLEC, encoded by the exons AAGACCCAGGGGGGCCACCCGGCCGAGCTGAGCACCGGACTCATCAACAACCCCCACATGTACCTGTGTTACCGCCGTGGGCATGACAAGCCACCCATCCTTGACCTCGG GGTGCTGTACGAGGGCAAAGAGGTGGTGAAGCAGGGCTGGTACTTGATCGAGACCACCCCCTACAGCCGCTCAGCCAGCCTGAGCTCCGGGGGGCCCGCCACCCACCGCACCTTCCTGACTTACCGCCGGGCCCCAGAGTCCCAGGCCCTCCACACCCTGGGGGTCACAGACATCTCCCTCCTGCTGCCCAGTAAGGGGGAGGTGGCCCCCCATACCTTCTGCCGGGTGGAGAAGAACCTCAACACTGGCATA TGGGGTCCAGCCTTATACCTGTGCTACAAGAGAGCTGTAGCCAAAGCCAACGCCCTAGTCTATGAAGCAG GTCTGATCAGTCGGTATCCGGAAGCGGACGTGGAGTCGTTCCCCCTGCCAGAGTCTGTGCCTATGTTCTGTCTGCCCATGGGTGTGACGGTGGAGAGCTGGCCCCTCAACACCAAGTACCAGCTCCCAGTCTTCTCTACCTTCGTCCTCACTAGCGCCTGTGGCGACAAG GTTTACGGTGCTGCCATCCAGTTCTATGAGGCGTTCCCACGGGAGTGCCTCTCGGAGCGGCAGAGTGTCCGTCTGGGCCTGGTGAGCGTGGTGGATCGGCGGCCTATCACCAACCGCACCCTGCAAGTGAAGAAGAGCGTGTGTGTTCTCTCCCACTGGCCCTTCTTCACTGTCTTCCAGAAGTTCCTCACCTTTGTCTACCGATACTCCATCTCCGGACCCCACGTGCTGCCCCTCGAGAA GCACATCTCCAGCTTCATGCACAACGTTCCGTTCCCTTCGCCTCAGCGGCCTCGCATCCTAGTGCAG CTCTCCCCCTATGACAACCTTCTCCTCTGTCAGCCTGTCTCCTCGCCCTTACTGCTCAG TGGTGCCAGCTTTGTGAAGCTGCTGCAGAACCTGGGCCCTGAGAACGCCTGTGTCCTGCTGCTGGCCGTGCTGACGGAGCACAAACTACTGCTACACTCTCTCCGCCCTGACGTCCTCACCTCCGTCAGCGAGGCCCTGGTGTCT ATGACGTTCCCTCTGCGTTGGCAATGCCCGTACATCCCCCTGTGCCCGCTGCGGCTGGCAGACGTACTGTGTGCCCCCATGCCCTTCATCGTGGGCGTCCACTCCAGCTACTTTGACCTCTATGACCCCCCTACTGACGTGGTGTGTGTTGACCTGGACACCAACACCATCTTTCA AGCAGAGGACAAGAAGCTGTTGTCATGGCGATCGCTACCAAGGAAGCATGGCAAGATGCTGGTGAATACCCTCACCAACTTGATGAAGACTCTGGAGAAAA TCTACACCACTGGCCAAGAGGAGGCCACCCTGGAGTTCCTGCTGACGGACTATGACCTGATCTACGGGCGTCAGAAGCAGCTGGAGCTGGAGATCCAGGAAGCCTTCCTGCGCTTCATGAGCTGCTTGCTGAGGGGCTACCGTGCCTACCTGCTGCCCATCACCCAGGCTCCCTCAGACAGGACCACTGACTGCAGCTCCCTCTTCAACCTGCAGG GCTTCCTGAAGTCTCGTGAACGCACCCACCAGAAGTTCTACACACAGCTGACCAGGACCCAGATGTTCACTCAGTTCATCGAGGAGTGCTCATTCGTCAGTGACCGCCACGCCTGTCTGGAGTTCTTCGACGAGTGTGTCCAGAAG TCGGATGTGGAGAAGCCTGAGGAGGTGCGTCTGATAGACCTGGACGAGGCCCACAGTGGGGAGCACACGGTCTTCATCATGCCCCCAGAGGAACCCCAGGAGCCAGACGGTTCAGAGTGCCCCACTCACTACAG CTATGAGACGTTCCCTGTGCTCTGCATGGATCTGTTTGACCAGCCTCAGGACCAGCTACGTGTCCCTACCAAGGGGAGTGCCCCCAGCAGCCCTGCCCCGCGACGGACCAAACAG gAGATTAAGCTGGCACAGAAGCGGGCACAGATATACTCGGCAGTGCCCGACATGTGGTCCAAATGCCTGCTGGGCCACTGCTATGGGCTGTGGTTCATCTACCTGCCCACCTTTGTGCGGGCAGAGAGTGCCAAGGTGCGTGCCTTGCAAACGGCATACGAGGTGCTCAAGCACATGGAGACCAGGAAGGTGGTACTACCGGATGAGGTGTGTTACAGGATCCTGATGCAGCTGTGTGGGCAGTACGGGCAGCCTGTGCTCGCTGTTAGGGTACTTCTGGAGATGAAGAAAGCTGGGATCACACCCAACACCATCACCTATGCATACTACAACAAG GCAGTACTGGAGAGCAAGTGGCCCTCCACCAACCAGGGTGGCCGTCTGCGCTGGGCCAAGTTGCGTAACGTTCTGATGGCCGTGGCGCAGttcagacagccagtcagacaaCGGCAGAAAAGTGGTTCAGTAGGCTCGCGGACAG ATACAATGGACAGTAACCAACGATCCTGCCCACAATCTAACCTGATTCGTCAGTCCAGCTGGAGCGGGCTGAGTGAAAGCTCCAGCCACGAATCGCTGACGGGGTCTATGGTGAAGAGCAACAGCCTGAACAGCATGAGAGGCTCAACAGACA AGTCTAAGCTCTCAATGAAGGCGGTGCTCCGGAACGCAGGTGCCAATGGCTGCAGTGATCCCGCCTCCCGTAAACCCCCCGTGGGGCCACGAGACACCGCCACCCCGTCTCCCTTTCCCCCTGGTGGTGTCCTGGTGCGCCGTGACCAGGTGTGCCTGTCCACCTTCTACAAAGACTGTGCcgagacggccgactctgaccctGACTGCAGCTGCCAGCCTGGGGAGAGAGACGGCAG GCCACCTGGGCCTAGAGACACTGTGAGCCGCAAGGCCGTGGACGAGAACTACAACAATGTGTCACCGCCGAGTCGGGGCAGCCTGACGGGGAAACTGCAGCAGCTGCTCACGCCTACTCGCCATCGAGTCTCGGGGCGGCGGGCCGCCAGTGTAGACGCCCGGCGCTCGGGGGGAGAAAACGGGCCGATGCGCCGGGTGTCGGAACAGAGACAGTCCAGAAAAGCCCAGGTGGCTGAGAGCCTGCTGAAGGCTAAGGAGAGGCTCTACAATGCTACCTCTGAG AGTTCTCTGTCAGTGGGGAGTGACGTCGAACTCCCTGACACCACCAATTTGGCCTTTCCTCTCCGCAAGTCCTGGGACACCAACCAAGAGGGAGCGGGACTACAGGTGTTGATGTCGAGTTGCTCCTTGTGTCGGAGCTGTAACTCTCTGGTCTATGACGAGGAGATAATGGCCGGGTGGACGTCTGACGACTCCAACCTCAACTCCAACTGTCCCTTCTGCTCGACCACCTTTGTCCCCCTTCTCAACGCTGAGATCTGTGACCTAGGACCCGTCAGCAG CCTGGAACGTACCAACTGGAACACGGTTGAGGAGGTGGAGAGCGCAGCCAAGCCCCCTGGTGGCCAGGAGGCCATCCTGGGTCACAACGGTGTGAGTGAGGACTCCAGCTCTGAGACCAGCAGTTATTCTGAGAGCAGCAGCGCTACCATG GGTTCATCGGTGGGCGAGTCTCCCCAGGTGACGGTGGCCTACCTGAGCCCATTGGTGCTGCGCAAGGAGCTTGAGAGCCTGCTGGAGAACGAGGGCGAGGCGGTGCTGGCACAGGGCCAGCTCCTGGACAGCCACTCCATCATCTTCTGGAACCTGGTGTGGTACTTCCATCGCCTGGGCCTTCCCAGCAACCTGCTGCAGCTGGTTCGCTCCTCACCGCTGGCACACCAACTAGCACAG ACTTCAGAGAATTCAGCAGTGAGGGTGAGGCTGCTGTGGGACACACTGACCCCTGACACAGACCACTGGCCCCCCCTCTACATCCTGTGGAGGATACACA gtggcGTACCCATGCGGAACCACAGCTGGCGGAGGCACAACCACCCCTTCACCCTGGCCTTCCTGGAGGAAGTGCTGCGCTGGGTCGGCATGAACGAGGTACACAAGGGAATCACCCTCTTCCTGGAAACCATTGCTAAGCAACCAGGCACGCCCAAGATACAAAG GAGTCTGTACAGAGAGATGCTCTTCCTCACACTTGCTGCCATGGGTAGAGATCACGTTG CTGCATTTGATAAGAAATACAAGGCTGCGTACCAACGGCTGAGTGGCTCCTTGGGTCGTGGGGAGCTCCGCAGGAAGCGAGCCCAGCCACCTAGCCCCAAGGCTGTGGACTGCAGACGGAGCTTCCTGCTGCCCCTCGAGTGCTGA